The following DNA comes from Methanoculleus sp. SDB.
ATGTCGTCCAGATGTCGACGTCCTTCTGGGTGTACCCGACCACCGTCGGCTTGCCGGTTGTCCCCGATGAAACATGGTACCGGACAAGCTCGTCCCGGGAGACCGTGAAGAGCTTGTCGGGATAGTTATCCCGCAGATCGCTCTTGACCATGAACGGCAGTTTTTTCGCGTCTTCGAGTGTCTGGATGTCGTCGGGGTGCACGCCGTGTTCGTCCATACGGCTCCGGTAAAAGTTCGAAAAGCTGTAGAGGCGGTATACGAGGGTCTTTAAAAGCTTGAACTGGAGGTTTTTCAGTTCCTCTTCCGGCATCATCTCGATCCGCGGCTCCCATGCAATCACCAGATATCCCCCCTGCGGTCGATGACCCTTTTCGCCTTTCCTTCGAATCGCGGCAGGCTGCCCGGTTCTACGAGGGTGACATGTGTCCTGAGGTTCAGGGTGTCACGCAGCACCCCCGCCACCCGTTTCTGCACATGGGCGAGGTCGCCGAGCTCTCCGCTGAAATAATCACGGTTGACTTCCACTTCGATTGTCATTTCATCCAGATGGTTGATCCTGTCGATATATACCATAAATTGTTCCCCCACTTCGGGGAGCGACAGCAGGATGTGTTCGATCTGCGATGGGAACACGTTAATCCCGCGAATAACCAGCATATCGTCGCTCCGCCCCATGATCCGTGCAATCTTCGGTCCCCGGCCGCACGGGCACTCGTCGTCGAGGATCATCGTAATATCACCGGTGCGGTACCTGATAAGCGGCATCGCCTCCTTGACGAGCGGAGTCACGACGAGTTCGCCCCGCTCGCCCGGCCCGAGTTGTTCGCCGGTTTCCGGATTGATGATCTCGATGAGGAAGGAGTCGTGCCAGAAGTGCAGGCCCTTTTTCTCCTCGCACTCGAAGGCGGCGCCGGGGCCGTACATCCCGCTCATCCCGTAGGAATCATATGCGGTGATGCCGAGCCGCTCCTCGAGTTCCCGCCGCATATTCTCCGACCACGGTTCGGCACCGAACGTGCCCACCCTGAGCGTTTCGAGCCCCGCCCCCATCTCTTCCGCAACCTCGGCAAGCCGCATGCCGTAACTCGGGGTGGCGTTGACCGCAGTAACGCCGAAGTCCTCGATCATCTCGATCTGTCGCCGCGTGTTGCCGGTTGCGCTCGGGATCACGGTCATCCCGATCTTCTCCGCGCCGGCGTGGAATCCGAGCCCTCCGGTAAACAGGCCGTACCCGAGGGCGTTCTGGAAGACGTCGCCCGGGCCGAGTCCGACCATGGTCAGGTCGCGGGCCATGAGTTCGGCCCAGTTTTCAAGATCCGCCCTCGTATATCCGACCACCGTTGGCTTGCCCGTTGTTCCCGAGGTGGTGTGAATCCGCACGACCTCCCTGAGCGGCACTGCGAGAGAGCCGAACGGGTAGCCTTCACGGAGGTCTTTCTTACCGGTAAATGGCAGTTTCACGAGGTCGTCGAGCGATCGGATCGCATCCGCACGAACGCCTGCTTCTCGAAGCAGCGATTGATAAAATGGCACCTTCTCTGCCTGCCGGATCGTCCATGTGAGCCGTTTGAGCTGCAGTTGACGAAGATCCCGCCCGGAGATGGTCTCCATTGCTTTATTCCAGAACATCCTGTTCTATGGTATGCTATGTCATAGCATAATAATTATGTCCGGAAAGCCTTTTTCCCGTCGGGGAGCGACGTTTTGTTCATGAAAGCGGTCATTGCGCTCGGTGGGAACGCGATTCTCCTCCGGGGAGAACGCGGGACGGCGGAGGAGCAGTTTGCGCACGTCAGAACTGCCGTCCGTGAGATCGTATGGCTGATTGCCCGGGGCGATTCGGTGCTCATCACCCACGGCAACGGCCCGCAGGTCGGGGACATCCTGCTGAAGAATGAGTGCGCCCGCGATACCCTTCCGATCATGCCTCTCGATATCTGCGGGGCGGAGAGCCAGGGGATGATCGGGTACATGATTCAGCAGAGTCTGGAAAACGCCCTCGCAGAGGCCGGCATCCGCCGCCCGGTGATCTCCGTTGTGACGCAGACGGTAGTCGATCCCGCCGATCCTGCGTTTGCGGATCCGAAAAAGCCCATCGGTCCGTTTTATACGGAAGGTGAGGCGGCACTGTTTTCCCGTGATCGCGGCTGGATGATGGCGCCGGCGGATGCTGCTAAAACGGCGTTCCGGCGGGTTGTTCCCTCTCCCGAACCGCTGGATATCGTCGAGCACCCCTCCATCCGCACGCTGGTGAACGAGGGATTCGTTGTCGTCGCAGGAGGCGGAGGGGGGATTCCCGTCCGGCGTGAGAGAGAAGGGGCGCTTCGCGGCGTGGAGGCGGTGGTGGACAAGGATCTGGCGGCCGAACGCCTTGCCACCGGGATCGGTGCGGAAATGCTGCTGGTTCTTACCGACGTCCCATCGGCGTTCCTCCGGTACGGCACACCGGACCAGGAACCTCTCGGCCGGGTGGGGGCGGACGAACTCGAAACGCTGCTCCACGCCGGGCACTTCCCGGAAGGAAGCATGGGCCCCAAGGTGCGTGCCTGTATCCGGTTCGTACGCGAGGGCGGTGAGGCTGCCGTGATCACCTCGCTTGACCGGGTCCGTGATGCGCTCGCCGGCACGGCCGGCACCCGGGTGGTGCCGTCGTAGTGTCTCCCGCGCCCTATCGCTGGTATAATTACCAATTACCTCCATATTTTTTTATGAGCTGAACGATGCACATCCTGATGGTGGATCCCGATGAACCTCTCGTTCGCCTGGCCGCCCGTTTTTTTTCCCAGGTGGAGGGAGTCTCCGTCGAGACCGCCGCCACGGCAGAAGGGGCTCTCGCCCTGTTTACAGGCGCCTCTCCGGATGTCGTAATTACAGAACTCCGCCTTCCGGATGATGACGGTATCGCACTTAAGGAAGCGATCCGGAGCCGTGGATATTCTGTTCCCGTGGTTCTCTATACCCAGCACTCCACTCCCGATGAGATAATCCGTGCCCTCAATGCCGGCATCGACCGGTTCCTTTCCAAGAGCCGGGATCCGGTTGTCCAGTTTCCCGTTCTCCTCCGGATGATCACCGGTCTCGTCAGCGGGCGGCAGGACGAGGAGACGCTCCGGACATCGCAGGAAGAATTATTGTCCCGTGATCTGATGAACGGGTTTCCGGTGCCTGTTCTGGAGCTCGACGAGGAGGGGATCATCAGGTTCGTCAATAACCGGGCGGTTGAGGTGTTCGGGTATGGTCAGCCGGAGTACAGGGGCATGCCGGTGTGGAGGCTGCTATCCCGGGACGAGAAAGGCAGGGTTGCCGAGCATGTCTGGTGGACGCTCCGCGGCTCTCTCCCGGTTGATGAGGAGTATCAGGCCGTCCGGCACGATGGGAGCACCTTCTGGGGGCTCTTTTCGCTCTTTCCCGTGGAATCCGGAGGTCTCCCCGGACTCAGGCTGCTGGTGACGGATATTTCCCGGAGAAAAGAGATGGAGCGGAAGTACTGCGAAAACGAGGAACGCCTGAATCTGGCTATCGAAAGCGCAAGCCTCTCCATATGGGACTGGAATCTTGAAACGGGAATCATGAAGAGTACGGGACATTCGGGAGAGGCTGCATCCGCTCCCTTCGAACAGCTGCAGGGGCACGTGAATACCATCGAGTCTCTCATCAATCCGGAGGATCTTCCCGGCCTGATGAAGCGGGTCCAGCGCCATTTTGTGGAAAAAACTCCCTCCTTTGAGACCCGTTTCCGTGTGCGGGGCGATGATGGCGATTGGCGGTGGATCCAGATGCGGGGGCGCGTGATCGCCCGCGACCATCGCGGTCTCCCCCGGAAAATGACGGGAATTTATCAGGATGTCACGGAAGAGGCGAACCGTGAACGCCTGATCCGGGAGCGGGAGGCGCAGTTCAGGACGCTCTTTTATAATATGAACTGTGGCGGTGCAATCTTCCGTGCCGTGGACGGAGGGCGCGATTTCGTGGTCATGGATATCAATTACGCCGGAGAGGTGATTGAAGGGGAGAAGAAGCATTCGCTTGCGGGGAAGGGCATATCAGAACTCTACCGGGGCGAGGAGTACCTGATTCTTTCCGATGCGATGCGTCAGGTCTGGCAGACCGGAAAACCGCGCTCCGTGGATCGGCTCGCCTTTACGCACGGGAAGGAGCCCCGGTGGCGGGAATACTACTTTTACTCTCTCCCGACCGGTGAGATGATCGCCATTTACAACGACATCACGGAACGCATTGAACGGCAGAAAGAGATCCTTTCTTCCCTGAAGGTCAAGGAAACGCTGATCAAGGAGATTCACCACCGCGTGAAGAACAACCTGCAGGTGATT
Coding sequences within:
- a CDS encoding phenylacetate--CoA ligase, with protein sequence MFWNKAMETISGRDLRQLQLKRLTWTIRQAEKVPFYQSLLREAGVRADAIRSLDDLVKLPFTGKKDLREGYPFGSLAVPLREVVRIHTTSGTTGKPTVVGYTRADLENWAELMARDLTMVGLGPGDVFQNALGYGLFTGGLGFHAGAEKIGMTVIPSATGNTRRQIEMIEDFGVTAVNATPSYGMRLAEVAEEMGAGLETLRVGTFGAEPWSENMRRELEERLGITAYDSYGMSGMYGPGAAFECEEKKGLHFWHDSFLIEIINPETGEQLGPGERGELVVTPLVKEAMPLIRYRTGDITMILDDECPCGRGPKIARIMGRSDDMLVIRGINVFPSQIEHILLSLPEVGEQFMVYIDRINHLDEMTIEVEVNRDYFSGELGDLAHVQKRVAGVLRDTLNLRTHVTLVEPGSLPRFEGKAKRVIDRRGDIW
- a CDS encoding carbamate kinase — translated: MKAVIALGGNAILLRGERGTAEEQFAHVRTAVREIVWLIARGDSVLITHGNGPQVGDILLKNECARDTLPIMPLDICGAESQGMIGYMIQQSLENALAEAGIRRPVISVVTQTVVDPADPAFADPKKPIGPFYTEGEAALFSRDRGWMMAPADAAKTAFRRVVPSPEPLDIVEHPSIRTLVNEGFVVVAGGGGGIPVRREREGALRGVEAVVDKDLAAERLATGIGAEMLLVLTDVPSAFLRYGTPDQEPLGRVGADELETLLHAGHFPEGSMGPKVRACIRFVREGGEAAVITSLDRVRDALAGTAGTRVVPS